The Nostoc sp. 'Lobaria pulmonaria (5183) cyanobiont' genome window below encodes:
- a CDS encoding ABC transporter permease yields the protein MSRSKALQYYIVSRLLLAPLQLLTIITIVFLLLRATPGDPADAILGGRAPEAAKEELRKQLGLNLPLWLQYLNYLGSILHFDLGTSLMSRGQNVWDIIGQYFPATVELAVCSMAVALIVGIAVGTLSASRPGTYFDVGGRLFGIITYALPMFWAGMLLQLIFSVQLGWFPNSNRFPPNLPAPTPVTGLYTIDSLLGGNFTQFFASLHHLALPSLTLGILLSGIFERIVRVNLKQTLQADYVEAARARGIGENKILASHALKNALIPVITVLGLTFASLLGGAILTEVTFSWPGLANRLYQAIADRDYPTVQGVLVFFGAIVVSASILIDILNAYVDPRIRY from the coding sequence ATGTCCCGTTCTAAAGCTTTACAATATTACATTGTTTCTCGGTTGCTTCTTGCGCCACTTCAGCTATTAACGATCATCACCATTGTATTTCTCTTACTAAGAGCAACACCAGGAGATCCAGCAGATGCAATTCTCGGTGGACGTGCGCCAGAAGCAGCTAAAGAAGAATTGCGAAAACAACTTGGTTTAAACCTTCCTTTGTGGCTACAGTACCTAAATTATTTGGGAAGCATACTGCACTTTGACTTGGGAACCTCTTTAATGAGTCGCGGACAGAATGTTTGGGACATAATTGGGCAATATTTCCCGGCGACGGTGGAGTTAGCAGTATGTAGTATGGCGGTTGCACTCATTGTCGGAATTGCGGTTGGGACTCTTTCGGCTTCTCGTCCTGGGACATATTTTGATGTCGGGGGGCGCTTATTTGGGATCATCACCTACGCACTTCCAATGTTTTGGGCGGGAATGCTTTTGCAGTTGATTTTCTCAGTCCAACTCGGTTGGTTTCCTAATTCCAATCGCTTTCCGCCCAATCTGCCGGCTCCCACTCCTGTGACTGGATTGTATACAATTGATAGCCTACTCGGTGGAAATTTCACCCAGTTTTTCGCATCTTTGCACCATCTTGCTCTACCAAGTCTCACGCTAGGAATTTTGCTCAGTGGAATTTTTGAGCGAATTGTGCGGGTGAATTTAAAGCAAACCTTGCAAGCAGATTATGTAGAAGCGGCTAGAGCTAGAGGTATTGGTGAAAATAAGATTTTAGCCTCTCACGCTTTAAAAAATGCTTTAATTCCAGTGATTACAGTCTTGGGATTAACCTTTGCGTCTCTGTTGGGTGGGGCGATTTTGACAGAGGTAACATTTTCTTGGCCTGGGTTAGCAAATCGATTGTATCAAGCGATCGCCGATCGCGATTATCCCACAGTCCAG
- a CDS encoding ABC transporter substrate-binding protein → MTWFSLFVKRWGRITQFLSLFYLCLFLVVSCAPRPQSTTPPSGSVNTATGDGRITIGTTAKPRTLDPADAYELASLGLVFNMSDRLYNYESGSTEIKPQLATALPKVSQDGLTYTIPLRQGVVFHDGTPFNAQAMAFTIQRFIENKGKPSFLLADLVDSIKPTSEYELTIKLKKSFAAFPSLLAFPGVCAVSPKAYEVGAGRFKPNIFVGTGPYKLGQYGTDSIRFDLFDKYWGEKPANKGVNLQIQTSPVNLFNAFRTGAVDVAYLSLQPDQNRSLEEGGKKGDWQAIAAEGSVVSYLVLNRNQKPLDKLEVRQAIASIIDRPLLNERVLLGQADPLYSMIPTTFKVSVPLFKDKYGDANFDQAKKLLTTAGFSKENPAKVQVWYPSSSPTRSLAAQTLKSLVDVKMDGILQFEVTQAEGPAFFKDIAKGLYPAALLDWYPDFLDPDNYVQPFLSCDKGSVAKGCEDGGSQTQGSFYYNEAINKLIDGQRKEQNPEARQKIFTEIQTQVTTDVPYVPLWQNKDYVFAQKGVSGVKLNPTQILVYQTLKQ, encoded by the coding sequence ATGACCTGGTTTTCCTTGTTCGTGAAACGGTGGGGTCGGATTACACAATTCCTATCTTTGTTCTATTTATGTTTATTTTTGGTTGTTAGTTGTGCTCCTCGTCCACAGTCAACTACGCCACCATCAGGTTCTGTAAATACCGCTACAGGTGATGGACGTATTACTATCGGTACAACAGCCAAGCCAAGAACCCTCGATCCGGCTGATGCTTATGAGTTAGCATCTTTAGGTTTGGTGTTTAATATGAGCGATCGCCTCTACAACTACGAATCAGGAAGCACCGAAATTAAGCCCCAACTAGCTACAGCATTACCTAAAGTCAGTCAAGATGGCTTAACTTATACCATCCCCTTACGTCAGGGAGTAGTTTTTCATGATGGGACTCCCTTCAACGCTCAAGCAATGGCTTTTACCATCCAGCGCTTTATTGAAAATAAAGGAAAACCCTCATTCTTACTAGCTGATCTAGTAGATTCAATAAAACCTACAAGCGAGTATGAGTTGACAATCAAGCTGAAAAAGTCCTTTGCAGCTTTTCCCTCACTGTTGGCATTTCCTGGAGTGTGTGCCGTTTCACCAAAAGCTTATGAAGTCGGCGCTGGTAGATTCAAGCCGAATATTTTTGTGGGAACTGGCCCTTATAAATTAGGACAGTATGGTACTGATTCCATCCGATTTGATCTGTTTGATAAATATTGGGGAGAAAAACCAGCTAACAAGGGTGTTAATCTCCAAATTCAAACTAGTCCGGTTAATTTGTTTAATGCTTTCCGTACAGGTGCAGTGGATGTAGCTTATCTGTCGCTACAGCCAGATCAAAATCGCAGCTTGGAAGAAGGTGGTAAAAAAGGGGATTGGCAAGCGATCGCGGCTGAAGGTAGTGTAGTAAGTTATTTGGTATTAAACCGGAATCAAAAGCCTTTAGATAAATTAGAGGTAAGACAAGCGATCGCCTCCATAATTGACCGTCCACTTTTAAATGAGCGAGTCTTACTTGGTCAAGCAGATCCGCTTTATAGCATGATTCCCACAACGTTTAAAGTTTCTGTGCCATTATTCAAAGATAAATATGGCGATGCTAACTTCGATCAAGCTAAAAAATTATTAACTACTGCTGGTTTCTCCAAAGAAAATCCCGCAAAAGTGCAAGTTTGGTATCCTTCTAGTTCACCTACTCGTAGTTTGGCAGCCCAGACACTCAAATCCCTTGTGGATGTCAAAATGGATGGAATACTGCAATTTGAAGTTACCCAAGCGGAAGGGCCCGCCTTCTTTAAAGACATTGCCAAGGGTTTGTATCCGGCAGCTTTACTTGATTGGTATCCAGACTTTTTAGATCCAGATAATTACGTCCAGCCATTTTTGTCTTGTGACAAAGGTTCAGTTGCTAAAGGATGCGAAGATGGAGGCAGTCAAACTCAGGGTTCGTTCTACTATAACGAAGCTATAAATAAACTGATTGATGGGCAACGCAAAGAACAAAACCCCGAAGCGCGTCAGAAAATTTTTACAGAAATTCAAACGCAAGTAACTACTGATGTACCTTATGTTCCTTTATGGCAAAACAAAGACTATGTATTTGCCCAAAAAGGTGTTAGTGGCGTAAAACTTAACCCTACCCAAATTTTGGTTTACCAGACACTTAAACAGTAG
- the psbB gene encoding photosystem II chlorophyll-binding protein CP47, whose translation MGLPWYRVHTVVLNDPGRLISVHLMHTALVAGWAGSMALYELAVFDPSDAVLNPMWRQGMFVLPFMSRLGVTQSWGGWNVTGGPSSDPGFWSFEGVAAAHIVLSGLLFLAAVWHWVYWDLELFRDPRTGEPALDLPKMFGIHLFLSGLLCFGFGAFHVTGLFGPGIWVSDAYGVTGAAQAVAPEWGPDGFNPYNPGGIAAHHIAAGVVGIIAGLFHLTVRPPERLYKALRMGNIETVLSSSIAAVFFAAFVVAGTMWYGNAATPIELFGPTRYQWDQNYFRQEIQRRVQTNVAQGVNLEQAWSQIPEKLAFYDYVGNSPAKGGLFRTGPMVKGDGIAQSWQGHAVFKDSEGRELTVRRLPNFFETFPVILTDADGIVRADIPFRRAESKYSFEQSGVTVSFYGGNLNGQTFTEPADVKKYARKAQGGEIFEFDRETLNSDGVFRTSPRGWFTFGHAVFALLFFFGHLWHGARTIYRDVFAGVDADLEEQVEWGLFQKVGDKSTRRNEAL comes from the coding sequence ATGGGACTACCCTGGTACCGAGTACATACAGTCGTTCTGAATGATCCAGGGCGACTGATTTCTGTACACTTAATGCACACAGCCTTAGTCGCAGGCTGGGCTGGTTCGATGGCACTCTACGAACTGGCTGTTTTTGACCCTAGCGATGCAGTTCTCAATCCGATGTGGCGTCAAGGAATGTTCGTCTTGCCGTTCATGTCACGTTTGGGCGTTACTCAATCTTGGGGTGGTTGGAACGTTACTGGTGGCCCATCAAGCGATCCTGGCTTCTGGTCATTTGAAGGCGTTGCTGCCGCTCATATCGTTCTTTCCGGTCTGCTATTTCTAGCCGCCGTATGGCACTGGGTTTACTGGGATTTGGAACTTTTTAGAGATCCCCGCACTGGTGAACCGGCTCTCGACTTGCCAAAAATGTTTGGCATTCACCTGTTCTTATCTGGTCTACTTTGTTTTGGATTTGGTGCTTTTCACGTCACCGGACTATTTGGGCCGGGGATATGGGTTTCTGACGCTTATGGTGTAACTGGTGCGGCCCAGGCAGTAGCACCAGAATGGGGCCCAGATGGTTTTAACCCCTATAACCCTGGTGGCATTGCGGCTCACCACATTGCCGCTGGTGTTGTTGGTATTATTGCAGGCTTATTCCACCTGACAGTTAGACCCCCCGAACGGCTCTACAAAGCCCTACGGATGGGGAACATTGAAACAGTACTTTCTAGCAGTATTGCAGCAGTCTTCTTTGCTGCTTTCGTCGTTGCTGGTACTATGTGGTACGGTAATGCCGCCACTCCCATCGAATTGTTTGGCCCCACCCGCTATCAATGGGATCAGAACTACTTCCGTCAAGAAATTCAGCGCCGCGTCCAAACAAACGTTGCCCAAGGTGTAAACCTTGAGCAAGCTTGGTCGCAGATTCCTGAAAAATTGGCTTTCTATGATTATGTCGGTAATAGCCCCGCGAAAGGTGGTCTATTCCGTACAGGGCCAATGGTGAAAGGTGATGGCATTGCCCAATCTTGGCAAGGTCACGCCGTATTCAAAGATTCTGAAGGACGGGAATTGACCGTGCGTCGTCTCCCCAACTTCTTTGAAACCTTCCCAGTAATTTTGACTGATGCCGATGGAATTGTCCGCGCTGACATTCCCTTCCGTCGGGCAGAATCTAAATATAGCTTCGAGCAATCTGGTGTCACCGTTAGTTTCTACGGTGGCAATCTGAATGGTCAGACCTTTACAGAACCAGCTGATGTGAAGAAGTACGCCCGTAAGGCTCAAGGCGGTGAAATCTTTGAATTTGACCGAGAAACCTTGAACTCTGATGGTGTTTTCCGCACCAGTCCTAGAGGTTGGTTTACCTTTGGACACGCTGTATTTGCTCTGCTGTTCTTCTTTGGTCATCTCTGGCATGGCGCTCGGACAATCTACCGAGACGTATTTGCTGGTGTTGACGCGGATCTTGAAGAGCAAGTTGAGTGGGGTCTGTTTCAGAAAGTGGGTGATAAGTCAACCCGCCGCAACGAAGCCCTTTAA
- a CDS encoding photosystem II reaction center protein T, which yields MESVAYILIFTLCIGTLFFAIAFREPPRFEKPKDK from the coding sequence ATGGAAAGCGTTGCGTACATCTTGATTTTTACTCTGTGTATAGGTACTCTCTTTTTTGCGATCGCATTTCGCGAACCCCCTCGCTTTGAGAAACCAAAAGATAAGTAG
- a CDS encoding 30S ribosomal protein S1, giving the protein MVNQNLTATEIGFTHEDFAALLDKYDYHFSPGDVVPGTVFSIEPRGALIDIGAKTAAYIPIQEMSINRVDSPEEVLQSNETREFFILTDENEDGQLTLSIRRIEYMRAWERVRQLQAEDATVRSGVFATNRGGALVRIEGLRGFIPGSHISTRKPKEELVGEDLPLKFLEVDEERNRLVLSHRRALVERKMNRLEVGEVVIGTVRGIKPYGAFIDIGGVSGLLHISEISHEHIDTPHSVFNVNDEVKVMIIDLDAERGRISLSTKQLEPEPGDMIKNRDLVYDKAEEMAAKYREQLLAKQQGATAAAAPAEVVAEEDIPPAAELEEDVPPATELEEDIPPAAELEEDVPPAAELEEDIPPAAELEEDIPVVAAIETEIPAATETEEEIPAAIEE; this is encoded by the coding sequence ATGGTCAATCAGAATTTAACCGCTACAGAAATTGGATTCACTCACGAAGATTTCGCTGCTCTACTTGACAAATACGATTATCATTTTAGCCCTGGCGATGTTGTGCCAGGAACAGTTTTCAGTATAGAGCCGCGCGGCGCTCTGATTGACATTGGTGCTAAAACCGCAGCATATATACCCATACAAGAAATGTCTATTAACCGGGTGGATAGCCCGGAAGAAGTATTACAGTCAAACGAAACGCGCGAATTTTTCATCCTTACTGATGAAAATGAAGATGGTCAATTAACCCTTTCCATTCGCCGTATTGAATATATGCGGGCTTGGGAACGCGTGCGACAGTTGCAAGCCGAAGATGCTACTGTGCGTTCTGGCGTGTTTGCAACCAATCGCGGTGGAGCATTGGTGCGGATTGAGGGATTACGTGGCTTTATCCCAGGTTCCCACATCAGTACCCGCAAACCTAAAGAAGAATTGGTAGGCGAGGATCTGCCGTTAAAATTCTTAGAGGTGGACGAAGAACGTAATCGCCTCGTTCTATCTCATCGTCGGGCGTTGGTTGAGCGCAAGATGAACCGCCTAGAAGTCGGCGAAGTAGTAATTGGTACTGTTCGTGGGATAAAGCCCTACGGTGCTTTCATCGACATTGGCGGCGTCAGTGGTCTACTGCATATTTCTGAGATTTCTCACGAACATATTGATACACCTCATAGCGTGTTCAATGTCAATGATGAAGTTAAAGTTATGATCATTGACTTGGATGCAGAAAGGGGTCGCATTTCCCTATCTACAAAGCAGCTAGAACCCGAACCCGGCGACATGATTAAAAACCGGGATTTGGTCTACGATAAGGCAGAAGAAATGGCTGCTAAGTATCGCGAACAGCTATTAGCCAAGCAGCAAGGTGCTACTGCTGCGGCTGCACCTGCGGAAGTTGTTGCAGAAGAAGATATTCCACCAGCAGCAGAACTTGAAGAAGATGTTCCACCAGCAACGGAACTTGAAGAAGATATTCCACCAGCAGCAGAACTTGAAGAAGATGTTCCACCAGCAGCAGAACTTGAAGAAGATATTCCACCAGCAGCAGAACTTGAAGAAGATATTCCAGTAGTTGCGGCAATTGAAACAGAGATTCCAGCAGCGACTGAAACTGAAGAGGAAATTCCAGCAGCTATTGAAGAGTAA
- a CDS encoding HAD family hydrolase, whose translation MATIKCRNITFDNIQAILFDKNGTLEDSETYLRSLAQKATRLIDAQIPGTGEPLLMAFGINGNFLDPAGLISVASRRETEVAAAAYIAETGKGWFECLKIARQALDEAEKYIGQTPSPLFVGSLEILKYLREGGLKLGILSAATTEEVRNFVANHQLSDYIQLEMGVDEGPSKPDPVLFLQACQALGVEPNATLMVGDSVGDMQMARNAKAAGCIGITWVGKSDNVRGADVVINQLDEIQILED comes from the coding sequence ATGGCAACCATTAAATGTAGAAATATCACTTTTGATAATATCCAGGCAATTTTGTTTGACAAAAACGGTACTCTAGAAGATTCAGAAACGTATTTGCGATCGCTCGCACAAAAAGCAACGAGGTTAATAGATGCTCAAATCCCTGGAACTGGGGAACCCCTATTAATGGCATTTGGCATCAATGGCAATTTTCTAGATCCTGCGGGTTTAATATCAGTAGCAAGCCGCCGTGAAACAGAAGTTGCGGCTGCGGCATATATTGCCGAAACAGGAAAAGGATGGTTTGAGTGCTTAAAAATAGCCCGTCAAGCTTTGGATGAAGCGGAAAAATACATTGGACAAACTCCTTCACCACTGTTTGTAGGTAGCCTAGAAATTTTGAAGTACCTGCGGGAGGGTGGACTAAAACTTGGTATCCTCTCAGCTGCGACAACTGAAGAAGTACGTAATTTTGTAGCCAATCACCAGTTAAGCGATTATATCCAGTTAGAAATGGGAGTAGATGAAGGGCCGAGTAAACCAGATCCAGTGCTATTTTTGCAAGCTTGCCAAGCTTTGGGAGTTGAACCGAACGCTACTTTGATGGTGGGTGATTCAGTTGGTGATATGCAAATGGCGCGTAATGCTAAAGCCGCAGGTTGTATTGGTATCACTTGGGTAGGTAAGTCAGATAACGTCCGAGGTGCGGATGTGGTGATTAATCAACTTGATGAAATCCAGATTTTAGAAGATTAA
- a CDS encoding DUF4231 domain-containing protein, which yields MAKKDSYYEFLKEDFNNLFAGINLGDVQKHFLRSRWLDQVLWMEGKANFSRDRHYFLRITTIIGGVILPALVSLNINTNFKPSNRDIIMWSTFGLSQIVAISAAIEEFFHYGERWRHYRRTVESLKTQGWQFSQLTGPYRIYPSH from the coding sequence ATGGCAAAAAAAGATAGTTATTACGAATTTTTAAAAGAAGATTTTAACAATTTATTTGCAGGTATTAACTTAGGTGATGTGCAAAAACATTTTTTGCGATCGCGCTGGTTAGACCAAGTACTCTGGATGGAAGGTAAGGCAAATTTCTCGCGCGATCGCCATTATTTTTTAAGAATAACAACTATTATTGGTGGTGTAATTCTCCCGGCATTGGTAAGTCTAAATATTAACACTAATTTCAAACCTAGCAATAGGGATATCATTATGTGGTCAACTTTTGGTTTGAGCCAAATAGTTGCTATTAGTGCTGCCATTGAAGAGTTTTTTCACTATGGAGAACGCTGGCGACACTATCGCCGAACAGTTGAATCTTTGAAAACCCAAGGATGGCAATTTTCGCAGTTGACCGGCCCTTATCGTATTTATCCAAGCCACTAG
- a CDS encoding AI-2E family transporter has protein sequence MQSANKLPRWLTIGLAFPIAILNGWLLLQFIQYFQPLVSIIAAAILLAFVLNYPIQFLQEQGVKPNLAIGGVLLLTLVILVALGITLVPLIIQQLVELANILPSWIDSGTQQLQAFQDWALSQQQLPINLSGLFTQVLEQLSNQLQSFTGKILSFAVDTIGSVLNVLLAVVLTIYLILNGERLWDGIFQWFPPNIGLRVRELLQEDFHNYFIGQATLGAVLGVTITLVFLALQVPLALLFGIGIGLFSLFPFGTGVGIAIVSLLVALQNFWLGVEVLGVAVAIDQVNSNIIAPRILGNLTGLNPVWVVISLLLGAKLGGVLGLLIAIPIASFIKDITDSWQAGEFNKIEDIKSESVTVKSERAGTYS, from the coding sequence ATGCAATCAGCAAACAAACTGCCGCGATGGTTAACTATAGGATTGGCCTTTCCCATTGCCATTCTTAACGGCTGGCTATTGCTCCAGTTTATACAGTATTTTCAACCCTTAGTTAGCATTATTGCTGCCGCCATCCTGCTAGCTTTTGTCTTGAACTATCCAATCCAGTTTCTCCAAGAACAAGGGGTGAAACCCAACTTAGCGATCGGGGGAGTGTTGCTTTTGACTCTGGTGATTTTAGTAGCTTTAGGCATCACCTTGGTTCCCCTGATTATTCAACAGCTTGTTGAACTGGCTAATATTTTGCCCAGTTGGATTGATTCTGGTACTCAGCAGTTGCAAGCTTTTCAAGATTGGGCGTTAAGTCAACAGCAACTTCCGATTAATTTAAGTGGTTTATTTACCCAAGTTCTGGAACAATTATCTAACCAACTTCAGTCCTTCACTGGTAAAATTCTTAGTTTTGCTGTCGATACCATTGGTAGTGTCCTCAATGTGTTGCTGGCAGTAGTGTTAACTATCTACCTAATATTGAATGGTGAACGTCTTTGGGACGGAATTTTTCAGTGGTTTCCCCCTAATATTGGGTTAAGAGTACGGGAATTACTGCAAGAAGATTTCCACAATTACTTCATCGGTCAAGCAACATTGGGAGCGGTGTTAGGGGTGACAATTACACTAGTGTTTTTAGCCCTGCAAGTTCCCCTAGCTTTACTTTTTGGCATCGGTATTGGCTTATTTTCACTCTTCCCCTTTGGTACGGGAGTCGGTATTGCCATAGTAAGTTTGCTGGTAGCGCTGCAAAATTTTTGGTTAGGGGTGGAAGTCTTAGGTGTAGCTGTTGCGATCGACCAAGTTAATTCTAATATTATTGCACCTCGAATTCTCGGTAATTTGACTGGTTTAAATCCTGTGTGGGTGGTGATTTCTTTATTGCTGGGTGCAAAGTTGGGAGGAGTACTGGGTTTATTAATTGCGATCCCTATAGCTAGTTTTATCAAGGATATAACAGATAGCTGGCAGGCTGGAGAGTTTAATAAGATAGAGGATATAAAGTCAGAATCTGTGACAGTAAAAAGTGAGAGAGCAGGAACTTATAGCTAA
- a CDS encoding NUDIX hydrolase: MNNQQVHVAIAILYQKDKFLMQLRDNIPGILYPGYWALFGGHIEPGETPDVAVKREILEEIGYNLPSFVEFGCYPNERVVRHVFHAPLLVELNQLVLNEGWDMALFTLKEIRQGNCYSQNAGKVRPLGAMHQKIMLDFIEKNPT, encoded by the coding sequence ATGAACAATCAACAGGTGCACGTTGCGATCGCAATTCTCTACCAGAAAGACAAGTTTCTCATGCAACTGCGTGACAACATCCCTGGTATTCTCTACCCTGGTTACTGGGCGCTGTTTGGCGGTCACATCGAACCTGGTGAAACGCCAGATGTAGCGGTAAAACGAGAAATTTTAGAAGAAATCGGCTACAATTTACCATCCTTTGTTGAATTTGGTTGTTATCCCAACGAAAGGGTTGTCCGTCATGTCTTTCATGCACCACTCTTGGTGGAATTAAATCAACTGGTTCTGAATGAGGGCTGGGATATGGCGTTATTTACGCTAAAAGAGATTCGCCAAGGTAACTGTTATTCACAAAATGCTGGTAAAGTGCGACCTTTAGGGGCAATGCATCAGAAAATTATGTTGGATTTTATTGAGAAAAATCCAACATAA
- the folD gene encoding bifunctional methylenetetrahydrofolate dehydrogenase/methenyltetrahydrofolate cyclohydrolase FolD, whose product METKTAKLLDGKAIAAKILQELSVAITQLQPKIGRPPGLAVLMVGDNPASAAYVRNKEKACAKVGIASFGKHFPAQTTLGELEEVIAALNHDERVDGILVQLPLPNHLDAVTLLHQIDPNKDADGLHPVNLGRLVRGESGLRSCTPAGVMRLLQEYEIPLQGKQAVVVGRSILVGKPMALMLLEADATVTIAHSRSHDLKTITQNADILIAAVGRPGLISAEMVKPGAVVVDVGMNRVTDANGKSRLIGDVHFESTADVAGFITPVPGGVGPMTVAILLENTFASYSRAAKEERE is encoded by the coding sequence ATGGAAACAAAAACTGCCAAACTCCTAGATGGGAAAGCAATAGCAGCAAAAATTCTGCAAGAACTTTCTGTTGCGATTACACAATTACAACCAAAAATTGGACGACCACCTGGTTTAGCAGTGTTGATGGTTGGTGATAACCCAGCGTCAGCCGCTTATGTACGCAATAAAGAAAAAGCCTGCGCTAAAGTTGGGATCGCTTCTTTTGGTAAGCATTTTCCTGCCCAAACTACCCTTGGGGAGTTAGAAGAGGTAATTGCTGCACTCAACCACGATGAAAGAGTTGATGGCATTCTTGTACAGTTGCCCTTACCTAACCACCTGGATGCTGTAACTCTTCTACATCAAATCGATCCCAATAAAGATGCTGATGGACTGCACCCAGTTAACTTGGGGCGACTAGTACGGGGAGAAAGCGGTTTACGTAGCTGTACCCCGGCTGGTGTGATGCGGCTTTTACAAGAATATGAGATTCCTTTGCAGGGAAAACAGGCAGTAGTAGTGGGGCGCAGTATTTTGGTGGGTAAACCGATGGCGCTGATGCTATTAGAAGCTGATGCTACAGTCACGATCGCTCACTCGCGATCGCATGACCTAAAAACCATCACCCAAAATGCTGATATTCTAATTGCAGCAGTAGGTCGTCCCGGATTGATCTCTGCTGAGATGGTGAAACCGGGCGCTGTTGTGGTAGATGTGGGGATGAATCGCGTCACCGATGCTAATGGCAAAAGTCGCCTGATTGGCGATGTGCATTTTGAATCAACTGCTGATGTAGCAGGATTTATCACCCCAGTTCCTGGTGGTGTTGGCCCGATGACTGTTGCCATATTGTTGGAAAATACATTTGCTAGCTATTCCAGAGCCGCAAAAGAAGAAAGAGAGTGA
- the crtE gene encoding geranylgeranyl diphosphate synthase CrtE encodes MVATDNVQKTPPEETTFNLAAYLKERQKLCDNALDQSIPVIYPEKIYEAMRYSLLAGGKRVRPILCLATCEMMGGTIEMAMPTACAVEMIHTMSLIHDDLPAMDNDDYRRGKLTNHKVYGEDVAILAGDGLLALAFESVAIQTPQSVKREIVLQVIARLGRALGAGGLVGGQIVDLESEGKSDISLETLNFIHKHKTAALLEACVVCGGLITNASSEDVQRLTRYAQNIGLAFQIIDDILDITSTQEQLGKTAGKDQKAQKVTYPSLWGLEESRSKAQELVKAACVELEPFGDRAKPLQALAHFITSRNN; translated from the coding sequence ATGGTAGCAACTGATAACGTGCAAAAGACACCACCAGAGGAAACCACATTTAACTTAGCAGCCTATCTAAAAGAGCGACAAAAGCTTTGTGATAATGCTTTGGATCAGTCTATCCCGGTCATTTATCCAGAAAAGATTTATGAGGCGATGCGCTACTCGTTATTAGCTGGAGGTAAGCGTGTACGTCCCATTCTTTGCCTTGCCACCTGTGAAATGATGGGTGGAACCATTGAGATGGCCATGCCAACAGCTTGTGCTGTGGAGATGATCCACACAATGTCGTTGATTCATGACGACCTCCCAGCGATGGATAATGACGATTATCGTCGTGGCAAGCTGACGAATCATAAAGTCTATGGTGAAGATGTAGCGATTTTGGCTGGAGATGGCTTATTGGCTCTTGCTTTTGAGTCTGTTGCCATTCAAACCCCCCAAAGCGTTAAGAGAGAGATAGTCTTGCAGGTTATTGCTCGTCTTGGTCGAGCATTGGGGGCAGGTGGTTTGGTCGGCGGTCAAATTGTAGATTTGGAGTCGGAAGGTAAATCTGATATTTCCTTAGAAACCCTAAATTTCATTCATAAACACAAAACAGCCGCCCTTTTAGAAGCTTGCGTAGTTTGTGGCGGGCTGATAACTAATGCATCATCTGAAGATGTGCAGCGGCTAACCCGTTATGCTCAAAATATTGGGCTAGCATTCCAAATCATTGATGATATTCTGGATATCACTTCTACCCAAGAGCAATTAGGTAAAACAGCTGGCAAAGACCAAAAAGCCCAGAAAGTCACCTATCCTAGCCTTTGGGGACTTGAGGAATCGCGCTCAAAAGCCCAAGAGCTAGTTAAAGCAGCTTGTGTGGAATTAGAACCATTTGGAGACAGAGCCAAACCACTCCAAGCGCTTGCTCATTTTATTACCAGCCGTAATAACTAA
- a CDS encoding divergent PAP2 family protein yields the protein MQDIGNILDNRVLLVALVACLIAQALKLVVEIVKNRKLNVRVLVTTGGMPSAHSALVTALAAGVGQTLGWASPDFAVASVFAIIVMYDAAGVRQAAGKQARILNQMIDELFHEKPDFSQDRLKELLGHTPVQVIAGSALGITIYWLARSAY from the coding sequence ATGCAGGACATAGGCAACATTTTAGACAACCGGGTGCTGCTGGTTGCTCTGGTAGCTTGTTTAATTGCTCAAGCATTAAAGCTCGTGGTTGAGATCGTCAAAAATCGCAAACTGAATGTGCGTGTTTTGGTGACAACTGGAGGTATGCCCAGTGCTCATTCGGCTCTGGTTACGGCTCTAGCCGCTGGTGTAGGGCAAACACTGGGTTGGGCATCTCCTGATTTTGCTGTTGCGAGCGTTTTTGCGATCATTGTCATGTATGATGCAGCCGGAGTTCGTCAAGCAGCTGGTAAACAAGCTCGTATTCTCAATCAAATGATTGATGAATTATTTCATGAGAAACCAGATTTTAGCCAAGACCGTCTCAAAGAATTACTCGGACATACACCAGTTCAGGTAATCGCTGGGTCGGCTTTGGGTATAACCATTTATTGGTTAGCTAGGTCTGCTTATTGA